The Brenneria rubrifaciens genome has a window encoding:
- the ybbA gene encoding putative ABC transporter ATP-binding protein YbbA — protein sequence MFAKTSPASAMPTKTGPAENILEVHHLSKHVGQGENRLSILTGVELIVKPAQTIALIGESGSGKSTLLGILAGLDDGSEGDVSLMGEPLSKLDEEGRAALRARDVGFVFQSFMLVPTLNALENVQLPALLRGESDSHSRGQAGQLLQQLGLGERLHHLPAQLSGGEQQRVALARAFSGRPKVLFADEPTGNLDRKTGERIVDLLFSLNRDYATTLILVTHDEQLAARCERRLRLADGKLKEDA from the coding sequence ATGTTTGCGAAGACCAGTCCAGCGAGCGCTATGCCAACCAAAACCGGGCCCGCGGAAAACATTCTTGAAGTTCATCATCTTAGTAAGCACGTTGGTCAAGGGGAGAATCGGCTATCCATCCTTACCGGAGTTGAGCTTATTGTCAAACCCGCACAGACAATTGCGCTGATTGGCGAGTCAGGTTCGGGTAAATCAACATTGCTGGGTATCCTTGCCGGTCTGGACGATGGCAGCGAAGGCGACGTCAGTCTGATGGGCGAACCGTTAAGCAAACTGGATGAAGAGGGGCGCGCCGCGTTGCGCGCCAGAGACGTGGGATTTGTCTTTCAGTCTTTTATGCTGGTGCCGACGCTCAATGCGCTGGAAAACGTCCAGCTCCCCGCGCTGTTGCGCGGCGAGAGCGACAGCCATAGCCGCGGGCAGGCCGGGCAACTGTTGCAGCAATTGGGGCTGGGCGAGCGCTTGCACCATCTTCCCGCCCAGCTTTCCGGCGGCGAGCAACAGCGCGTGGCGTTGGCGCGGGCGTTTAGCGGCCGTCCCAAAGTGCTGTTCGCCGATGAACCGACCGGCAATCTGGATCGTAAAACCGGCGAGCGCATTGTCGATCTGCTGTTCTCCCTGAACCGCGATTACGCCACCACGCTGATCCTGGTCACCCATGATGAACAACTGGCCGCCCGCTGTGAGCGCCGGCTGCGTCTGGCGGACGGCAAACTGAAGGAGGACGCATGA
- the ybbP gene encoding putative ABC transporter permease subunit YbbP, with product MIWRWFWREWRSPSLLIVWLALTLAVACVLALGNISDRMEKGLSQQSRDFLAGDRVLRASRPVPETWLEAAQQRGLTLSRQISFMTMTFAGDTPQLARVKATDPRYPLYGQLQTRPAGLRAEAGTVLAAPRLLALLGLNVGDMLEVGDASLRIAGELIQEPDAGFNPFNTAPRILMNLADVEKTGAIQPGGRITWRYMFAGNDRQISEFSEFIKPQLKPDQRWYGMADSEGALSQSLKRSQQFLLLSALLTLLLSIAAVAVSMGHYCRSRYDLVAVLKTLGAGRKALRRLIIGQWLSVLGLAALGGGLVGLGFEALLMKMLAPVLPATLPASGLWPWAWALGSLVLISLLVGLRPYRLLLATQPLRVLRQDVAANVWPLRYYLPIVLAMVVGLLAILSGGGSLLWSLLGGIAVLSLLLGAIGWGGLLLLRRLTVKRLAMRLAINRLLRQPWSTLSQLAAFSLSFMLLALLLVMRGDLLDRWQQQLPPGSPNYFLLNMTAEQVPQVKTFFEQHQVKPEQFYPIVRARLTEINQQVATELIHEDDPGGNTVNRELNLTWTDAIPEHNVLVKGEAPKAGEVSMEVKEAKEMGIKIGDTLTFTGDTQPFSVKVTSFRQVDWESLRPNFFFIFPAGALDGQPQSWLTSFRYDGDEKMITQLNRQFPTLSVLDIGSMLRQIGQVLQQVSRALEIMVILVLFCGVLLLLAQIQVGMRQRRQELMVYRTLGAGLRLLRTTLWCEFAVLGLVAGIAAAIGAEAALWLLQRQVFNFPWEPNLIMWWALPLSAALLLSLCGGWLGIRLLRGKALFRRFAG from the coding sequence ATGATCTGGCGCTGGTTCTGGCGCGAATGGCGCTCTCCTTCATTATTAATTGTCTGGCTGGCGTTAACGCTGGCCGTGGCCTGTGTGCTGGCGCTGGGCAACATCAGCGATCGCATGGAAAAAGGGTTGAGCCAGCAGAGCCGTGATTTTCTGGCGGGCGATCGGGTGCTAAGAGCATCGCGCCCGGTGCCGGAAACGTGGCTTGAGGCGGCCCAACAGCGAGGATTGACGCTCAGCCGGCAGATCTCGTTCATGACCATGACCTTCGCGGGCGATACGCCGCAACTGGCGCGGGTCAAGGCCACCGACCCGCGTTATCCGCTGTACGGTCAGCTACAGACGCGTCCGGCCGGGCTGCGCGCCGAAGCGGGAACGGTGCTGGCGGCGCCGCGGCTGCTGGCGCTGTTGGGGTTGAACGTCGGCGACATGCTGGAGGTGGGAGATGCTTCCCTGCGTATCGCCGGTGAGCTGATTCAGGAGCCGGACGCCGGGTTTAATCCGTTCAATACCGCGCCGCGTATTTTGATGAATTTGGCCGATGTGGAAAAAACCGGGGCAATACAGCCCGGCGGCCGGATTACCTGGCGTTACATGTTCGCGGGAAATGATCGGCAAATCAGTGAGTTCAGTGAGTTTATCAAGCCACAGCTCAAGCCTGATCAGCGCTGGTACGGCATGGCGGATTCCGAAGGCGCGCTGAGCCAGTCGTTGAAGCGTTCGCAACAGTTCCTGCTGCTTTCGGCGCTGCTGACGCTGCTGCTGTCCATCGCGGCGGTGGCGGTTTCCATGGGACACTATTGCCGCAGTCGTTATGATCTGGTGGCGGTGCTGAAAACGCTGGGCGCGGGAAGAAAGGCTTTGCGGCGGCTGATTATCGGTCAATGGCTGTCGGTGCTGGGGCTGGCGGCGCTGGGCGGCGGTCTGGTGGGGCTTGGGTTCGAAGCGTTGTTGATGAAAATGCTGGCGCCGGTGTTGCCGGCGACGCTGCCCGCATCGGGACTGTGGCCGTGGGCCTGGGCGCTGGGTTCGTTGGTGTTGATTTCACTGCTGGTGGGGCTACGGCCTTATCGTCTGCTGCTGGCGACGCAGCCGCTGCGCGTGTTGCGTCAGGATGTGGCGGCGAATGTCTGGCCGCTGCGTTATTATCTGCCGATCGTGCTGGCGATGGTGGTCGGCCTGCTTGCCATATTATCCGGCGGCGGTTCGCTGCTGTGGTCGTTGCTGGGCGGAATAGCCGTGCTATCGCTGTTATTGGGCGCGATCGGCTGGGGCGGATTGCTGTTGTTGCGTCGCCTGACGGTTAAACGGCTGGCAATGCGGCTGGCGATCAACCGTCTGCTGCGCCAACCCTGGTCGACGCTCAGCCAACTGGCGGCGTTTTCATTGTCATTTATGTTGCTGGCTTTGCTGCTGGTGATGCGGGGAGATTTGCTGGATCGCTGGCAACAACAGCTACCGCCGGGCAGCCCGAACTATTTCTTGCTGAATATGACCGCGGAACAAGTGCCGCAGGTTAAAACCTTCTTTGAGCAGCATCAGGTCAAACCGGAACAGTTTTATCCGATCGTGCGCGCCCGCCTGACGGAGATCAACCAGCAGGTGGCGACGGAACTGATTCATGAGGACGATCCCGGCGGCAACACGGTCAATCGTGAATTGAATCTGACCTGGACAGACGCTATCCCGGAACACAACGTACTGGTGAAGGGGGAGGCGCCGAAAGCGGGCGAAGTCTCGATGGAAGTAAAAGAAGCCAAAGAGATGGGGATAAAAATCGGCGATACGCTGACCTTTACCGGCGACACCCAGCCATTCAGCGTCAAAGTCACCAGTTTCCGGCAGGTGGACTGGGAAAGTTTGCGCCCGAACTTTTTCTTTATCTTTCCTGCCGGCGCGCTGGATGGTCAGCCACAGTCCTGGTTGACCAGTTTCCGCTACGACGGCGATGAGAAGATGATCACCCAGTTGAACCGCCAGTTTCCGACGCTGAGCGTGTTGGATATCGGTAGCATGCTGCGTCAGATCGGACAGGTATTGCAGCAAGTGAGCCGGGCGCTGGAAATTATGGTGATTCTGGTGCTGTTCTGCGGCGTGCTGCTGTTGCTGGCGCAGATTCAGGTGGGAATGCGCCAGCGGCGGCAGGAGCTGATGGTATACCGTACGCTGGGTGCAGGGCTGCGTCTTCTGCGTACCACGTTATGGTGTGAGTTTGCGGTGCTGGGGCTGGTCGCGGGTATTGCCGCCGCCATTGGCGCGGAAGCGGCGTTGTGGTTATTGCAGCGTCAGGTCTTCAATTTCCCGTGGGAGCCGAACTTAATCATGTGGTGGGCGCTGCCGCTGTCCGCCGCCTTACTGCTGTCGCTGTGCGGCGGCTGGCTGGGGATTCGTTTGTTACGCGGCAAAGCGCTGTTCCGGCGGTTCGCGGGGTAA
- a CDS encoding co-chaperone YbbN — protein sequence MLEQQANIIDVDESNLHQVLEQSATLPVLFYFWSERSQHCLQLEPVLNKLALEYAGQFILAKVDCDAEQRVAAQFGLRAIPTVYLFKDGQPLDGFQGPQPEEAVRDLLKRALPKEEELKVADAQQLIQEGQLTQALPLLKDAWQLSQQRSDIGLMLAEIQIQLHRSEDAEAVLATIPLQDQDTRYHGLVAQIELLKQAADTPEIQQLQQQLEADPQNAELAVQLALQLHQVGRNEESLELLMGFLKKDLGAANGNARKTLMDIMAALGTGDTLAARYRRQLYSLLY from the coding sequence ATGTTAGAACAACAAGCCAATATTATTGATGTCGACGAATCCAACCTGCATCAGGTGCTGGAGCAATCCGCGACATTGCCGGTGCTGTTTTATTTCTGGTCCGAACGCAGTCAGCACTGTCTGCAACTGGAGCCGGTACTGAACAAGCTGGCGCTGGAGTACGCCGGACAATTTATTCTGGCGAAAGTGGATTGCGATGCGGAACAGCGCGTCGCCGCCCAATTCGGCCTGCGGGCGATCCCAACCGTCTATCTGTTTAAAGACGGCCAGCCGCTGGATGGTTTTCAGGGGCCGCAGCCGGAAGAAGCGGTACGCGACCTGTTAAAGCGCGCGCTGCCGAAAGAAGAAGAACTGAAAGTCGCCGACGCGCAGCAGTTGATTCAGGAAGGTCAATTGACCCAAGCGCTGCCGCTGCTGAAAGACGCCTGGCAGTTGAGCCAACAGCGCAGCGACATTGGTCTGATGCTGGCGGAAATCCAGATTCAGCTTCACCGTAGCGAAGACGCCGAAGCGGTGCTGGCGACGATCCCTTTGCAGGATCAGGATACCCGTTATCATGGCCTGGTGGCGCAGATTGAATTGCTCAAGCAGGCGGCGGATACGCCGGAAATTCAACAGCTACAACAGCAACTGGAGGCTGACCCGCAAAACGCGGAACTGGCGGTACAGTTGGCGTTGCAATTGCATCAGGTCGGGCGCAATGAAGAGTCGCTTGAACTGTTGATGGGTTTCCTGAAAAAAGATCTGGGCGCCGCAAACGGCAACGCCCGCAAAACGCTGATGGACATTATGGCCGCGCTCGGCACCGGCGATACGCTGGCCGCCCGCTACCGCCGCCAGCTCTACTCGCTGCTTTACTGA
- the copD gene encoding copper homeostasis membrane protein CopD — MAAESLYVTLRWGYFSALMLTTGGAFYVVWLAQGDFRRCLAVRLSLVLRSALWVTLGCTCAILSLQLVIMSGDWRNLADGDIWQAVLSTTAGRGWAVQTLLALSACLALVAQDVSRCRFILLVSAIQWCGMAYIGHAAALEGGLGMIQRANHVLHLMASALWVGGLPPLLFLMAAGRNPATRKEAVATMMGFSRYAHLWVMLNIVTGVISGLLLLGWPPHVSLYSGLLLAKVMLVLAMVALALFNRYWLVPRLGRAGGEPVWRRLVAYIWLEIGLGALVLALVSYFATLSPYPV; from the coding sequence GTGGCGGCGGAAAGTCTGTATGTGACGCTGCGCTGGGGATATTTTTCCGCCCTGATGCTGACCACCGGCGGCGCATTTTATGTCGTGTGGCTGGCACAGGGCGATTTCAGGCGCTGTCTGGCCGTTCGGCTGAGTCTGGTATTGCGAAGCGCCCTGTGGGTGACGTTGGGTTGCACGTGCGCCATCCTGTCGTTGCAACTGGTTATCATGAGCGGCGACTGGCGTAACCTGGCGGATGGCGATATCTGGCAGGCGGTGCTGAGCACCACGGCCGGCAGGGGATGGGCCGTGCAGACACTGCTGGCGCTATCGGCGTGTCTGGCGCTGGTCGCGCAGGATGTTTCCCGCTGCCGGTTTATCTTGCTGGTCAGCGCGATACAGTGGTGCGGTATGGCGTATATCGGACATGCGGCTGCGCTGGAAGGCGGACTGGGAATGATTCAGCGGGCTAACCACGTGCTGCACCTGATGGCGTCGGCGCTATGGGTCGGCGGCTTGCCGCCGTTGCTGTTTCTGATGGCCGCAGGGCGCAACCCGGCAACGCGCAAGGAGGCCGTTGCCACGATGATGGGGTTTTCCCGCTACGCGCATCTCTGGGTAATGCTGAATATCGTGACGGGCGTGATAAGCGGCCTGCTGCTATTGGGATGGCCTCCGCACGTTAGCCTGTATAGCGGATTACTACTGGCTAAGGTGATGTTAGTGCTGGCGATGGTGGCGCTGGCTTTATTCAACCGGTACTGGCTGGTTCCCCGGCTGGGACGGGCGGGCGGAGAACCGGTGTGGCGCAGGCTGGTGGCATACATCTGGCTGGAGATTGGGCTGGGGGCGTTGGTGCTGGCGCTGGTGAGCTATTTCGCCACGCTTTCCCCCTATCCCGTGTAA
- the tesA gene encoding multifunctional acyl-CoA thioesterase I/protease I/lysophospholipase L1 — protein MMNFKNVFRGPGFGWHSARWTGLRKHVFVLLLLGLCSVRAFAADTLLILGDSLSAGYRMPAANAWPALLNKQWQTRRKSANIINASISGDTAAQGLARLPALLEQHQPRWVLIELGGNDGLRGFPVQNIEQDLTKIITLVKQANAEPLLMQIRLPTNYGRRYTVSFSDVYPRLAKQFDLPLLPFFMEQIYQKPEWIMEDGIHPTRDAQPFIAEWMAKQLEPLVNHES, from the coding sequence ATGATGAACTTCAAGAATGTTTTCCGCGGGCCCGGTTTTGGTTGGCATAGCGCTCGCTGGACTGGTCTTCGCAAACATGTTTTCGTCCTTTTGCTTCTGGGTTTATGCAGTGTACGTGCTTTTGCGGCGGACACTTTATTGATTCTCGGCGATAGCCTCAGCGCGGGCTACCGGATGCCGGCGGCCAACGCCTGGCCTGCCTTGTTGAATAAGCAATGGCAGACACGGCGGAAAAGCGCCAATATTATTAATGCCAGCATCAGCGGCGATACCGCCGCGCAAGGGCTGGCGCGTCTTCCGGCATTGCTGGAACAACATCAGCCGCGCTGGGTTCTGATCGAACTTGGCGGCAATGACGGGCTGCGGGGTTTTCCTGTGCAAAATATCGAGCAGGATCTGACCAAAATCATTACGCTGGTCAAACAGGCCAACGCCGAACCCTTGCTGATGCAAATTCGTCTGCCAACCAACTATGGCCGCCGTTATACGGTATCGTTCAGCGACGTTTATCCCCGGTTGGCGAAGCAATTTGATCTTCCGCTGCTGCCTTTTTTTATGGAACAAATTTATCAAAAACCCGAGTGGATTATGGAAGACGGCATCCACCCCACCCGCGATGCCCAACCGTTTATCGCTGAGTGGATGGCGAAACAACTGGAACCCTTAGTTAACCATGAGTCTTGA
- a CDS encoding ABC transporter substrate-binding protein, whose translation MRTCCFIFLLLLSPLGHAKQIVDIVNRQVEVPDNPQRIIIGESRMIYTLALVEEGNPARRVVGWPGDLMRLDKQTWKRYSTAFPEMKTIPIIGNSNFSQISVEKVISLKPDLVILPVYAKKQNDHDQFEMQLVQANIPVVYVDFRVKQLTNTLPSMRILGEVLNQQDKAERFIRFYQRHIDFIRERLATVQQPKPTVMLQLHLGRKDECCTTVAQGNLADLIAFAGGNNIASGRFPGVFGQISAEAVIDANPDVYLATGMAGPQDPNLPQLGPEVSEKEARESFARSLSSEPIISRLTAIKQGRAFGIWHNFYMSPWHLLDVEIFAKVFYPELFSDLDPQKTLEEMSREFLPVTLEGTYWIPVK comes from the coding sequence ATGAGGACGTGCTGTTTTATTTTTCTGCTGCTGTTGAGTCCGCTTGGTCATGCTAAGCAAATCGTCGACATTGTAAACCGTCAGGTTGAGGTGCCCGATAATCCCCAACGCATCATCATTGGCGAAAGCCGAATGATTTATACCCTGGCGCTGGTTGAAGAGGGGAACCCCGCCCGCCGCGTGGTCGGCTGGCCGGGCGATCTTATGCGTTTGGATAAGCAGACGTGGAAACGTTACAGTACGGCGTTCCCAGAGATGAAGACGATACCGATTATCGGTAATTCAAATTTTTCGCAAATCAGCGTAGAGAAAGTCATTTCACTCAAGCCTGATCTGGTCATTCTGCCGGTCTATGCCAAGAAACAAAACGACCATGACCAATTTGAAATGCAACTGGTGCAGGCCAATATTCCCGTGGTTTACGTGGACTTCAGGGTTAAGCAGTTAACCAATACCCTACCCAGCATGCGTATTCTTGGCGAAGTGCTCAATCAACAGGATAAAGCGGAACGGTTCATCCGATTTTATCAGCGCCATATCGATTTCATCCGTGAGCGGCTGGCAACCGTGCAACAGCCTAAACCCACGGTGATGTTGCAACTGCATCTTGGACGCAAAGACGAATGCTGTACCACGGTTGCTCAGGGAAATCTGGCCGATCTGATCGCGTTTGCCGGGGGAAATAATATCGCATCAGGCCGCTTTCCCGGGGTTTTCGGGCAGATCAGCGCTGAAGCCGTTATCGACGCCAATCCTGACGTTTACCTGGCGACCGGTATGGCTGGCCCGCAGGACCCGAATCTTCCCCAACTCGGTCCTGAAGTATCTGAAAAAGAGGCAAGGGAGAGTTTTGCCCGCAGTCTATCGAGTGAACCGATCATTTCCCGTCTGACGGCGATCAAGCAGGGCCGGGCCTTCGGCATCTGGCATAATTTTTATATGAGCCCGTGGCATTTACTGGATGTGGAAATCTTTGCCAAAGTGTTTTATCCCGAACTGTTTAGCGATCTGGACCCCCAGAAAACGCTTGAGGAAATGAGCCGAGAATTTTTGCCTGTGACGCTTGAGGGAACGTACTGGATACCGGTGAAATGA
- the speG gene encoding spermidine N1-acetyltransferase, giving the protein MSGTSNAVRLRPLERDDLTFVHQLDNNASVMRYWFEEPYEAFVELSDLYDKHIHDQSERRFIIEHEQTKVGLVELVEINHIHRRAEFQIIIDPAYQGQGYASAAAKLAMDYGFSVLNLYKLYLIVDKENNKAIHIYSKLGFEVEGELIHEFFINGEYRNTIRMCIFQQQYLAKHKTVTGTGGAAPGNTINQ; this is encoded by the coding sequence ATGTCCGGTACGAGCAACGCCGTTCGGCTGCGACCGCTGGAACGGGACGATCTCACCTTTGTCCATCAGTTGGATAACAATGCCAGCGTCATGCGTTACTGGTTTGAAGAGCCTTATGAGGCTTTTGTCGAACTCAGCGATCTGTATGACAAACATATCCATGACCAGAGCGAACGGCGTTTTATCATTGAGCATGAGCAAACCAAAGTCGGCCTGGTCGAACTGGTGGAAATCAACCACATCCATCGACGCGCCGAATTCCAAATCATTATCGATCCCGCTTATCAAGGACAAGGCTACGCCAGCGCAGCGGCAAAGCTGGCAATGGATTATGGCTTCTCGGTGCTGAACCTGTATAAGCTGTATCTGATTGTGGATAAAGAGAACAACAAAGCGATTCACATCTACAGCAAGCTGGGATTTGAAGTGGAGGGCGAACTGATCCATGAGTTCTTCATTAACGGCGAATACCGCAATACGATCCGCATGTGCATTTTCCAGCAGCAATATCTGGCGAAACACAAAACCGTGACGGGGACAGGCGGCGCGGCACCGGGTAACACCATCAACCAATAA
- a CDS encoding TonB-dependent siderophore receptor, producing MVFHKKLFVLSAVVISSGVCAADDTLTVIANDSNENTARSYNSDSATTATRIATPRNDLPQSVSVVTPQVMQDYQVRSVNDAVKFVSGVTQGNTLGGIEDGFVKRGFGANSDGSVFIDGIRSNQGLSMDASIERVEVLKGSASLMYGILNPGGVINLISKKPQYTWNTRISGQSSSEGGGAGAIDVTGPLGNNVAFRMVAERQHEDYWRNFGVNERTLLAPSLSWYGERASFNIGYVEYTYDVPYDRGTAFINGKPVDIPYNRRLDDAANRAWGKKKRVNVNYNWVLDDTWETHLNYAWMQRRYDSNEVRATAVNTDTGIVSRRADANRGFNHQTHYMSWDISGSPQRWGMQHDVMLGVDYEQNETYKARSWRGAVSNTFNMYNPVYGEAPVLSDLTYRDSLSNLRTNLYSRSVFFKDSIHLDDQWIAVLGGRFQRYTQTASNGFITPKTTLNDRGDTFLPQLGLIYKVTPDVSLYGSYSRSFTPSTETDDNGDVAATEKGTTYEVGAKWQVNPALAATLALYRIDEKDMSIFINGVTRSIPKARSTGIELELNGELAPDWNIVANYSFDKTEIVEDKINPDNIGNRLVNAPRNMASLYLSHTLRFDWLPGELRLGGGGRYVGTRAGDPENSFTMPDYTVADAFVAWDNTLIGKHTQLKLNMKNLFNEEYYESSAGNLRVIVGEPRVMYLQASVDF from the coding sequence ATGGTGTTTCATAAAAAATTATTCGTTCTTAGTGCTGTAGTGATCAGTAGTGGAGTCTGTGCGGCGGACGACACGCTAACCGTCATCGCCAATGACAGCAATGAGAATACGGCGCGCAGTTACAACAGCGACAGCGCCACCACTGCTACCCGGATCGCCACCCCTCGTAACGATCTTCCTCAGTCTGTCAGCGTCGTGACGCCTCAGGTCATGCAGGATTATCAGGTCAGGAGCGTCAATGACGCCGTCAAGTTTGTCAGTGGCGTTACGCAGGGCAATACATTGGGGGGAATTGAAGACGGTTTTGTTAAACGAGGATTCGGCGCCAACTCCGATGGGTCCGTCTTTATCGATGGGATTCGCAGTAATCAGGGGTTGTCGATGGACGCCTCAATAGAGCGTGTAGAAGTGCTGAAAGGCTCCGCTTCGCTGATGTACGGCATATTGAATCCCGGCGGCGTTATCAATCTGATCAGCAAGAAGCCCCAATACACCTGGAATACCCGCATCAGCGGGCAAAGCAGTAGCGAGGGCGGGGGCGCCGGTGCGATCGACGTGACCGGTCCCCTGGGGAATAACGTTGCTTTCCGCATGGTTGCCGAACGGCAACATGAGGATTATTGGCGTAATTTCGGCGTCAATGAACGTACGCTGCTCGCGCCTTCGCTCAGTTGGTATGGTGAGCGCGCTTCTTTCAATATCGGTTATGTGGAATACACATATGATGTTCCCTATGATCGCGGCACGGCCTTCATCAACGGTAAACCGGTGGATATTCCCTATAATCGGCGTCTGGACGACGCGGCAAACCGGGCCTGGGGGAAGAAAAAACGCGTTAACGTCAATTATAACTGGGTACTGGATGATACCTGGGAAACGCACCTCAACTACGCATGGATGCAACGGCGCTATGACAGTAACGAGGTCAGGGCGACGGCCGTTAATACCGATACCGGCATTGTTTCGCGCCGGGCGGATGCCAATCGCGGCTTCAACCATCAGACACATTATATGTCCTGGGACATCAGCGGTAGTCCGCAACGCTGGGGAATGCAGCATGATGTGATGCTGGGCGTGGATTATGAACAAAACGAAACCTACAAGGCGCGTTCGTGGCGCGGCGCGGTGTCGAATACCTTCAATATGTACAACCCCGTTTACGGCGAAGCGCCGGTGCTTAGCGATCTCACCTACCGGGATTCGCTCAGTAATCTGCGCACCAATCTTTATAGCCGCTCGGTGTTTTTTAAAGACAGTATTCATCTGGACGACCAGTGGATCGCCGTGTTGGGCGGTCGTTTTCAGCGCTACACCCAGACGGCCAGCAATGGATTCATCACGCCGAAAACGACCCTTAACGATCGGGGCGACACCTTTTTACCGCAATTGGGCCTGATCTATAAAGTGACGCCCGACGTGTCGCTGTATGGCAGTTACAGCCGTTCCTTTACGCCGTCGACCGAAACCGATGACAACGGCGACGTTGCCGCGACGGAGAAGGGGACGACCTATGAAGTGGGCGCCAAGTGGCAGGTAAACCCTGCACTTGCCGCTACGCTGGCGCTGTATCGCATTGATGAAAAAGATATGTCCATTTTCATCAACGGCGTCACCCGCAGTATTCCCAAAGCGCGCTCTACGGGTATTGAGCTTGAACTTAACGGTGAACTGGCGCCTGACTGGAACATTGTGGCGAACTACAGCTTTGATAAGACCGAAATCGTGGAGGATAAGATTAATCCCGACAATATCGGTAACCGGTTGGTCAATGCGCCTCGCAACATGGCAAGCCTGTACCTCAGCCATACACTGCGTTTCGACTGGTTGCCCGGCGAACTGCGTCTAGGCGGCGGGGGCAGGTATGTGGGTACTCGGGCGGGCGATCCGGAAAACAGCTTCACCATGCCGGATTACACTGTGGCCGATGCTTTTGTCGCCTGGGATAACACCCTGATTGGTAAGCACACACAGTTGAAGCTTAATATGAAAAACCTGTTTAACGAGGAATATTACGAATCAAGCGCCGGTAATCTCCGGGTCATCGTCGGCGAGCCCCGGGTAATGTATTTACAGGCATCTGTGGATTTCTAA
- a CDS encoding SDR family oxidoreductase, with translation MQKTVFITGCSSGIGLVAALDLQQRGYRVLAACRRAEDLARLTALGLDALELDLDDGASVAKAAAEVIRLTDNRLYGLFNNAGYGLYGPLNSISRQQLERQFSSNLFGTHQLTQLLLPAMLPHGEGRIIQTSSVMGLVATPGRGAYAASKFALEAWSDALRMELHGSGLHVSLIEPGPLNTRFTDNVDQTQTDTPIANPGIARRFTLPPQAVLPKLHHALESPRPRLRYPVTLVAHALSWLRRLLPGRYLDNLLRTRS, from the coding sequence ATGCAAAAAACGGTTTTCATCACCGGCTGTTCCAGCGGTATCGGCCTGGTAGCCGCGCTGGATTTGCAACAGCGCGGCTATCGCGTGCTGGCCGCCTGCCGCCGGGCGGAGGATCTGGCGCGTTTGACCGCACTGGGTCTGGACGCGCTGGAACTCGATCTCGATGACGGCGCCAGCGTCGCAAAAGCCGCCGCAGAGGTCATCAGACTGACCGATAATCGGCTTTACGGTCTGTTTAATAACGCCGGATATGGTTTATACGGGCCGTTGAACAGCATATCGCGACAGCAGCTTGAGCGGCAGTTCTCCAGCAATCTATTCGGCACGCATCAGTTAACGCAGCTGTTGCTGCCCGCCATGCTGCCGCACGGCGAAGGACGGATTATTCAAACCAGTTCGGTGATGGGATTGGTCGCCACCCCCGGACGCGGCGCGTACGCCGCCAGTAAATTTGCGCTGGAGGCATGGTCGGACGCACTGCGGATGGAACTGCATGGCAGCGGTTTACACGTCAGCCTGATTGAACCCGGCCCGCTCAACACGCGTTTCACCGATAATGTCGATCAAACGCAAACGGACACACCGATCGCCAACCCCGGCATCGCCCGGCGATTTACGCTGCCGCCGCAAGCCGTGCTGCCTAAATTGCATCACGCGCTGGAAAGCCCCCGGCCGAGACTGCGCTACCCGGTGACGCTGGTTGCCCACGCGCTGTCATGGTTACGTCGTCTATTGCCCGGCCGCTATCTGGATAATCTATTACGCACCCGTTCTTGA